cttacataatatataataaatattttttaaatatgttgaaaacttatataatatataataaatattattctttatttcaaacttatattatttctcatatatattaaataatttttaaacatctcataaaatattagtattatttgtttgttctaacttataaattatatatcatcaaatagtttttttttttcaaatatatagaacatataataaatattttttaaatacctcataaaatattattaatttttttttttaacttgaaaattagacacataatatttattatttcaaaaataatgtaaatataaatatatatatatatatatatatatatatatatatatatatatatatatatatatataatattgtaaacCCTCGGATGGAGggaattcttttcctttttttttccttctttctttttcctttcttcttcttaccACCCAAGAATGAGTTGTATTGGGCGGCTAGATGGGACGGGAAGTGGGTTGTttttgtcacgccccaagacccactccaagggcgtgacggtcatttcacacctcaaacccgaaggcttaaagtataatctgacccaaacaatcatattgtaactggatgttaccaattaccaaatacctgttcagagtagcagaacaaaatctaaaatcctcaaattcaatttccaaataacttccaaatatcaaatgatccaaatgaacataactaacagtttaaacaaaatccaacataaaatcctaagtcaaattctaatgatgactattctcagcctagccatcactcctcacccgaactaagagtacctgaaaaattttcaacaattgggaatgagctcacagcccaataaggaatattaatgcaattcatggatcaaatattttcatttcaaataggagatatcattttttttcatcaaatattagagtttcaacaatactaatatattcaaaattcaaccaaccattttcatatcaaattcaaacactttcacataagattcaatcaaatccattcaattttcattactctggttatcaataTCAAATGTCTAGTTaagtgggacttttcaaatgggtggctagcctcaaattgttcctggtggacggaaccaaacactactagtactagtaacctctaaccaaaccctagaggctggggtccaaatcaattacattcccaccatgaaatgtaaaggtcaactattatatcccgttgacagggccgaatagtcaactattatatcccgttgacaagggccaaataaaccagagtgatgtttttgttcaagtattcaaatttacacaacataatatctccatattttgtgtcataaataaaacaaaatattccaacataatatttagtgcaaaacagtttgatccatgcatggtaacaaaatatcatttcttttccacaattcaaaataacatataaaataatttaattttataaatattgcattaacttcccttacctcaaaatatgcaaagaccttgaaggaaaaataaccctgaaaagtctactcctcacctaacacaataaaaaaaccattattactatttaactcaaaatataaatctgataatcctaaaaatttctaaatgttaagattaatatttttgattaacaaagtaataatttaattactctattccttatttaattaaaattaataaattctcaatttgtttctaataacacattactaatttaattaaattacaattttatttcattataaaattctatatacataatatatatatatatattttgctaaatctctcattctatttattacgaaaagaccattattactattatcttatttattaatctaaaactaaatattattattactctttttttttttaattatccaatTGAATAGTTACCCAACCATTACTCATCTCGGGTACACACCaaaaagcaagttttttttttttttttttttttgttttgttccatGCTTCCAGTAGCACAGTACACGTacgccctttttttttcttttttttttataaataaaattaaccctaacctaaaatcaaaaccttccaaggattttttttttttttttccatctaataaaatttaagatctcccaaaatcaaaatcttaaattttcactatttgatattaaaacgaatttaaaaaaaataatctaaccctaatctagatttggggttttccaaaaaaatatatctaatgtgcttgaaattaactaataaatctaaaataataatctagaggttagaaacttacctatagaggtttgttcttcaaaccttgaaatctgacCTCAACTTCACGTTCTCTGGAAACTCTCTGCGAACAGGAATACGATTCaaaaaagaacaggaagaagagaattttctatttatacctagggtattattcgtaaaattacccttttacccctcttcctttttattaaattaattaattaactaaattaattattattagtaatttcctaaattacccttaaaagaaaatgcttgggcgttacatcctcccctccttaataaaagtttagtcctctaaacttgacatacctgagtcttgaaataattgaggatgtttttctctcatctcttcttctaactcccaagtaGCCTCACGAACACTATGGTTGCTCCATTGAACCTTTACCAATTTGACAACAGCATGACGTAGTACTTTATCCATTACATCTACAATCTGAACGGGCACTTCTTCATATGTCAAGTcctcagaaatttgaataggctccaactccacaacatgagagggatcataaTTATACTTCCTCAAGGTTGAAACATGgaaaacattatgaatcttagatagacttgggggcaaggctactttatatgccaaagtgcctactctttccaatatttcaaacggacccacaaaacgaggactaagttttccttttctcccaaatctcatcacagacttcataggtgaaactttcaagaacacatgatcacccacctcaaactccaaatctcgcctacgattatcagcataactcttatgtctactttgagctgcttttaatctttctttaatcaaagcaactttttcaacagtcaactgcacaagttcaggccccaaaagtttcctttctccaacatcattccaacagataggagatcgacattttctaccatacaatgcctcaaaaggtgccatcccaatgctagcttgaaaactattgttataggcaaactctactaaaggtaaatgatcatcccaattaccttacaggtccaaaatacaagctctcaacaaatcttccaaaacctgaattaccctttctgattgaccatcaatttgaggatggaaagcagtactaaaactcaacttagtgcccaaagctttttgtagactatgccagaatctagaagtgaaatgaggatctctgtcagacactatagaactggtactccatgcattctcacaatctccttcacataaagagaagctaaacgatctaaagaaaagttgactttcataggcaaaaagtgagcagactttgtcaaccgatcaacaatcacccaaatagcATTATTACCCCTGAGGTTCTTGGCAATCCTATCACAAAATCCATGGTAATATgctcccacttccactcaggaATAGCAAGTGGCTACAAAGACCCTACTGGTTGCTGATGCTCAGCCTTCACCTGTTGACACACTaaacactgagccacaaattgtgcaatatcacgcttcatacctgaccaccaatagttttgcctcaaatccttgtacatctttgtccctcctgggtggattgcaaacttggaacaatgagcttcctctaaAGCTCTCTCcttaagtcttcatcatttgggacacaaagtctagtcctaAATCTCAAGATCTCATCATCTGACAAAACAAATCAGGCTTACTGCCCCTCTTAACTTCCTCCATAACTTGCATTAATTgggaatcattcttttgtagggtcttaattctcccaactaagtctGGTTGTACTCTGAAATTCGCTACAAGTGCTCCTAAGCCCATAACTCGAAAGTGGACTTGTAGACTCCTCAACTCTTCAAGTAACTGCCTTTGACAGCCTCTAATAGCTGCTAGAGAACCAACTgacttcctactcaaggcatcagctacaacattcgccttcccaggatgatacTGAATAATACAATCATAGTCCTTAAGTAGTTCTATCCATCTtctctgtctcatgttcaactccttttgggaaatagatacttcaaactcttatgatctgtgaatatctcacaagtttcaccaaaaagaaaatgtctccaaatcttaagtgcaaaaaccacagcagctaactccaaatcatgagtagggtattcctttcataaggcttcaactgtctagaagcataagctacaactCTCCCATGTTacataagaacacaacccaaaccctgatgagaggcatcactatacaccacaaatcctcctgaacctgaaggaatagtcaaaataggagctgacactaatctattcttcaactcttggaagctacattcacaatcatcagaccactcaaacttaactcccttctgtgtcaacttagttaaaggtagggcaatcttagagaaccttctataaaccgcctatagtaaccagcaagtcccaagaaacttcgaatctcAGTCACAGTACTAGGTCTTCTCCAATTAGCTACAGCATCAACCTTTCCAGGGTCAACTGAGATGCCATCATTGCTTACCAATGCCAGGAAAGAAATTCGatctaaccaaaactcacactTTTCAGTTTAGCATACACTGCTTATCTCTGAGGGTCtgtaatacaatactcaaatggcCTCATGTTCCTCTCTACTTCTTGAGTATACCAAGatgtcatctataaaaaccaccacaaactgatctagatagggcttgaataccctattcattaagtccataaaagcagcaggtggcattagtcaaaccaaaggcataaccaaaaactcataatgccgtatctagttcgaaaagcagtctgggtacatcttcacttctaacccttaactgatgataaccagaccgaagatcaatcttagagaacacacaagcaccttgtagctgatcaaacaaatcatcaatccgaggaaggggatactgttcctcactgtcaccttattcaactcccTATAGTCAATGCAAAGTCTTATTGAGCCAtcttctttttcacaaatagaacaggagctccccaaggtgaaacactgGGCCTAATAAACCCTTGTCTAATAACTCCTGAAGTTGAactttcaactccttaagctccacAGGTGTCATCCTGTATGGGGCCTTAGACATAGGACCTGTTCCTGGTACCAGATCGATGATGAACTCCACTTCTCTCTCTAGTGGCAAGCCAGGCAAATCCTTtggaaagacatcaggatactcccttactatgggtatgtcttccaacttCAAATCACTTTCATTACTCATCACACTAGCAAAATCCTTGGCAACCCTTCTTGAGTAAGCTACTAGCTCGCAAGGCTGAGATCATACGCAGTGGTCTGTCCACATGCTTCCCTTCAAAGCTAAACTTAGGCTGACCAGGAATACTAAACGTCACCCTTTTTCAAAACAGTCAACAGAGGCATGGTAGGAAGCTAACCAATCatcccaaaatcacatcaaaatcctgaagGTCAAGGAGTACTAAATCAACTGGCATTTCcctataaccaatcatcacaatacaatttctaagcattctactggccacaacagaatctccacaggagtagcaacaatcaaatcaaagtccatgctagcaacaggcaaacccaacaaaccagcaaagatactgaaacaaaagagtgtgttgatccaggatcaatcaagactctagcaaataaggtgtggATTCGGAGAGTACCTGTCACCACATCAGAAGTGGCCTGAGCATCTCGATGAGTCATTGCAAACACCCGCCCTTGGGCTTTGGGTTATCGtttatcctccttattttcctctttaggcTTCCCAGTGATGAACTTCCTATTCTCTGGACAATCTCTGATCAAATGTCCTTGcttcccacaaccaaagcaagctccagTCTCTCTATAACATGGCCTACCCCCATGCTTCTTGCCACAAGTAGAACAAATCTCATCCAAATTCTGCGCTGCCTTccctttattctgatttcttcCTGATGTAGCCCTTCGCTGTGCTTgattaccatgagcaccatcactTCTATTTCGCTTCCTTTGCTGTTCCCTATACTGATGAAGCTCCTCATTATCTTTCTCTGCTATAAGGGCTCTATCAACAACCTCTGAATAGACACCAAGCTTCAGAATagatatcttgttcttcaaataaggcttcaatccatcctgaaactttaatgccTTTTCCTCCTCTGTAGCAATCAACTGTGGGGAAAAACGTGATAACTCTGTAAATTTGGCCTCATATTGAGCCACAGTCATATCCCCCTGTTCCAAACGAATAAACTCTCCCACCTTCTGCCGCCTAACACTGTCAGGGAAATACTTCTTGTAGAAAGCCTCCCGAAATTGTCTCCATGTTATGGGTCCCTGATCCTCCAAAAGTCTCCTAGTCATACGCCACCAATGATCTGCctctttatctaacataaaaGCTGCATAAGAGGCTTTTTGCTCCTCAGAGCAACCTATCACACCAAAGAATTTCTCCATCTTAAGGATCCAAGCCTCTGCCTCTGTgggatctgtagcaccagaaaagTAAGGAGGACCCAATTTCTTGAAGTCATCAAAAGAGCTACCCCTAGAAGATGAAGACTGTCCCTGAACATTAGTCCCAGCAGCTCGAGCTTGGCGTTCAACTAAACTAGCTAGTGTCCCAAGATACCTATAGATTCCTTCTGCACTCACAGGAGGCAAACCCTCAACTGGAGGTATATCATCATTAGCCTGACTGTTTTGTGAAGAAGCTGCTCTTCTTGGTGGCATGATGTCCTAAAATGATAAGacataactaaattagtcactaaagaaccaattagaaaatttccaaataaagaagaattggaatttatactaaatgaaactaaaacttaaacaaatgcgtcactcatctatccccaatctaaaccaattcaaattcccatcaagatcaaaacctagtgctctgataccactctgtcacgccccaagacccactccaagggcgtgacggtcatttcacacctcaaacccgaaggcttaaagtataatctgacccaaacaatcatattgtaactggatgttaccaattaccaaatacctattcagagtagcagaacaaaatctaaaatcctcaaattcaatttccaaataacttccaaatatcaaatgatccaaatgaacataactaacagtttaaacaaaatccaacataaaatcctaagtcaaattctaatgatgactattcctcagcctagccatcactcctcacccgaactaagagtacctgaaaaattttcaacaattgggaatgagctcacagcccaataaggaatattaatgcaatttatggatcaaatattttcatttcaaataggagatatcattttttttttcatcaaatattagagtttcaacaatactaatatattcaaaattcaaccaaccattttcatatcaaattcaaacactttcacataagattcaatcaaatccattcaattttcattactctggttatcaaatatcaaatgcccagttaagtgggacttttcaaatgggtggctagtcTCAAATTGTTactggtggacggaaccaaacactactagtactagtaacctctaaccaaactcctagaggctggggtccaaatcaattacattcccaccatgaaatgtaaaggtcaactattatatcccattgacagggccgaatagtcaactattatatcccgttgacaagggccaaataaaccagagtgatgtttttgttcaagtgttcaaatttacacaacataatatctccatattttgtgtcataaataaaacaaaatattccaacataatatttagtgcaaaacagtttgatccatgcatggtaacaaaatatcatttcttttccacaattcaaaataacatataaaataatttaattttataaatattgcattaacttcccttacctcaaaatatgcaaagaccttgaaggaaaaataaccctgaaaagtctactcctcacctaacacaataaaaaaaaccactattactatttaactcaaaatataaatctgataatcctaaaaatttctaaatgttaagattaatatttttgattaacaaagtaataatttaattactctattccttatttaattaaaattaataaattctcaatttgtttctaataacacattactaatttaattaaattacaattttatttcattataaaattctatatatataatatatatatatatatatatatatattgctaaatctctcattctatttattacgaaaagaccattattactattatcttatttattaatctaaaactaaatattattattactcttttttttttttaattatccaatTGAATAGTTACCCAACCATTACTCATCTCGGGTACACACCaaaaagcaagtttttttttttcttttgttttgttccaTGCTTCCAGTAGCACAGTACACGTacgccctttttttttcttttttttttataaataaaattaaccctaacctaaaatcaaaaccttccaaggaattttttttttttccatctaataaaatttaagatctcccaaaatcaaaatcttaaattttcactatttgatattaaaacgaatttaaaaaaaataatctaaccctaatctagatttggggttttccaaaaaaatatatctaatgtgcttgaaattaactaataaatctaaaataataatctagaggttagaaacttacctatagaggtttgttcttcaaaccttgaaatctgacCTCAACTTCACGTTCTCTGGAAACTCTCTGCGAACAGGAATACGATTCaaaaaagaacaggaagaagagaattttctatttatacctagggtattattcgtaaaattacccttttacccctcttcctttttattaaattaattaattaactaaattaattattattagtaatttcctaaattacccttaaaagaaaatgcttggGCGTTACAGTTTTTGGGCGGCCAAATGGGACGGAAAGAAGAGGGAGCAGAGAGCTAATTGAAGCTACAGGGAGGAGGACGGCTGGAGCAGGGGGCGAGTAGCAGCATGGCATGAAAAGAAAGAGTGGGCAAGAGAAAAAGGGGGCAGTAGCGAAGGGGGATTTTTCCGGGAGGAAAATTCGGAGAGTGGGTGTTGGGTTTATGTGGCAACTGAGGGATTTtagaaatgaggaaaaaaaaagaagagaagtgAGCTGAAATTTGAGAGTGGTGTTTGAAAACGGAGCAAGAGGCACAActgaacaaaaaggaaaaaaaaaaaaaaaaagttggtagAGAGGATTATCGGGAGAGAGAAACGCAACTGAGGGAACCGAGAGAAGTTGAACAAAAAAAGACTAAAGAGTGTGGTCAACACCCTGTTCTGATGCCAATCTTGATCTTTCTCTCCAAATTTCGCCGGCGGCGATCTCTCATAATCTCTGGTCTGTCAATCTCATTATTTTGTAGGGATTTCGAAATTAGGCATCAGCatgttgagttttttttttttttttttttggtattgatTGTTGAAGAAATTGGGGATCTTTATTTGATTGTCGTTAAagtttagaaaagaaaaagaaaatttctttgGGATATTGCAATGCTTTTCAGGATTATTTAGGTTGATGATGCAATTTTTAGTGGCTCCAAAATTTCTGCAGCTTGGTTGTTAATTTGGAGACACATTTGTTGTGTTATTGTAGTAATGGAATGTTTCGAGCTTATAGGGGTTAGCGTTCATGGCGACCTTGGTCTGCCAACTCCACCCAGTTCAAAAGCCCCCCTCCAAAACTGCTCAAAATGAGAAATTCCACCCATCCCATGAACCCAGGAATGCCCAACTTCgcctttgtaaaaaaaaaaaaaaaacagaggggCGGAAAAGGTGTTCAGTTACGTGATTAATAGTGGGTTTAATTTAGATGAGTATTTGAtgaacatgtttttttttttttttatgcatgtaAAATATGGGATGATGACTGATGCACATAgattgtttgatgaaatgccgGAGAAGACTACAGTAGGATGGAATTCCATCATTGTGGGTTATGCACTTCATGGTTATAACGGGAAGCATTGAGTGTGTATTATGGAACGTGGGGACCACACATAGCCACTTTCCTATGTTCATTTCCAAAGTCCACTTGATTCtcttattcattcattttcatGCCTACTtccaaaaatggatttttaaaaattgtgttttcaaatgattttttaattcttcaatctttctttctttatttttaaaataaatccaatttttaataaatcatttgcCATCATATACAGGCTTTGTTGAggtcaaggatgaaaatatcggtaatcacggatatatcggatatatcgacagatattctggaaaaaaatatcggtagacttaaaattattaaaaactcatggaaatacaaggaaaatctcataataatataattagaagtataattgatattttaaagttgttttattgaaaattttgatatatatatatatatatatatatatatatatatgatataatttgagatattaaatgtaattatatcatgtcgattgataagaaatgttaattttgtcattgttctcattataaagtcacataaaatattttatttcattaaatatcaataatttctacacattaaattcattaaataaacatatttcatattcaaaatatactagttcatattaattaaattaattaaataatttagcatgttaattaaataatttagctaagttacctagtttaatttaattctaaatgtgaaaataaatcacagataatcatctaaaataacacatatcaatttataattaaataatcaaattaacctaagttaattcaataaaaatataaaaattaattacaattgaatgtaaaaatagcattaaatcatccatattgcaaacatactaattaattgaaaatatatgaattaattacaattgcaaacaaaattaattataatttaaaacaaatataacttaaaatgattaaataattaagcaaccttaataaaaattggagtaatgagagagcaaatgaagaatgaaagcaaaaatggatgaaatagatgaaatttgggttatttataaaattggtCAAGCCTATTGTCTTTTCTCGAAATGCATGCCACCCTCAGTGTTTGACCCTcttaattcttcatattttaacgttaaaaatttaatttttataaaaattctattcccaaatatttttccaaaattcatattttttttaatttaattttcaagaaaaacccaattctcaaacaattttccaaaattcccattttcataatttccattttaaaattcaatttttaaaacctcaattctcaaatgatttttaaaattctaatttctttcaaatttaatttccaatttccaaaattccaattttcacatttacttatttaatcattattatgttcattattatcattattatttttattaatttatttacttttaaaatttcatctttaaataattcttcaaaatttcgattaccaaatttaatttacaatttccaaaattccaattttcacatttactttatttaatcattattattttcattattatcagtattatttttattaatttatttacttttagattttcatctttaaataattcttcaaaatttcgattaccaaatttaatttccaattttcaaaattccaatttttacatttacttatttaatcattattattttcgttattatcattattattttcattaatttatttacttttgaaattctatctttaaataattcttcaaaatttcgattaccaaatttaatttccaatttccaaaattccaattttcacatttacttatttaatcattattatttttattaatttatttacttttaaaattccatctttaaataattcttcaaatttcgatttccaaaatttcaattttcacatttacttatttaattattattattttattaatttatttaattttaaaatttcatctttaaataattcttcaaaatttcggtttccaaatttaatttccaatttccaaaatttcaattttcacatttacttatttaatcattattatttttattaatttatttacttttaaaattccatctttaaataattcttcaaaatttcgatttccaaatttaatttccaatttccaaaattccaattttcacaattattttattattattattattattattattattattattattatttattaaaaaaaatgtcatcttcaaatgatttccaagattccaatttccataatttaattttcaaaacttcgaTTTCTTACAAAATcagttttcaaaacttcaattcaaatttaatcttcaaatttccaattttcaaaatcccgatttctttcaaatttaatttccaaaactctaattttcaaatgattttttaaattccaatttttttcaaatttaattcccgaaatttcaattcttaaatttaatttttaaaacgccaatttttgtatcatttttgagctttcaatttttgaataaattttgaaattttagttttctttcaaataattttaatttctcttcagttttcaaatatttctttaattctactacttttcatcattcattagggttttaaatCGCTAAAAATTccgtttttaaataaacttgctaccTTTCTTTTAGGTAAGCACTTTTCTcaaatttcctttaattttaaaataatttttttgttttccttgatttttaataagcacgAATGAATTTTCGTAACTCCAAAAACAATAGAATCCATGAGATTAATTCGTGCgaaatcaattgggctttggtgggggccctacatatgagttttctcttc
Above is a genomic segment from Vitis riparia cultivar Riparia Gloire de Montpellier isolate 1030 chromosome 14, EGFV_Vit.rip_1.0, whole genome shotgun sequence containing:
- the LOC117930471 gene encoding uncharacterized protein LOC117930471, producing the protein MPPRRAASSQNSQANDDIPPVEGLPPVSAEGIYRYLGTLASLVERQARAAGTNVQGQSSSSRGSSFDDFKKLGPPYFSGATDPTEAEAWILKMEKFFGVIGCSEEQKASYAAFMLDKEADHWWRMTRRLLEDQGPITWRQFREAFYKKYFPDSVRRQKVGEFIRLEQGDMTVAQYEAKFTELSRFSPQLIATEEEKLGVYSEVVDRALIAEKDNEELHQYREQQRKRNRSDGAHGNQAQRRATSGRNQNKGKAAQNLDEICSTCGKKHGGRPCYRETGACFGCGKQGHLIRDCPENRKFITGKPKEENKEDKR